TGAGCCTTCACGGCCGCTGTGCAATTGATGTAACTAACAACCAGATGGTCGGGATGACGTTCGCGAAAGCTGGCGAATTCATCGGCTGGGCAATCGTCGGCCAGTGAGCAGCCCGCATCGATATCAGGCAGCACTACCGTTTTTTCAGGGCTGAGGATCTTCGCGGTCTCCGCCATGAAGTGCACCCCACAGAACACGATCACATCGGCATCAGTATTGGCAGCCTTTCTCGACAGCTCGAGTGAGTCCCCGATGAAATCAGCGATGTCCTGGATTTCGGGCTCCTGGTAATAGTGCGCCAGGATCACGGCGTTGCGTTCCTGGCGGAGCTGGTTGATCGCCGCGATGAGTGCGGTGTCAGAGCTCATCGGGGCCTTCTGGGGCAAGATGAGACCAGCCTAGAAGTCGTTCTGACATCACTCCGTGTTGCCATTGCCGGAGACCTCCATGGTGACTGGGGTAAAGGGGATGTGGATCTGATTGAGCGACTGCAACCGGATGCACTCCTGTTTGTGGGAGATCTCAGTGATGGAGACCTCCGTTTGGTCAAGAGCATCACCCAGCTGTCGCTGCCTGTGGCCGTCCTGCTTGGAAATCATGACCGTGGACGCGACAGAAGCGGTGATCTGTTGCAACAGCAGATCACGATGCTGGGGGATCGCCACTGCCCCTGGAAATTACGGGCATGGAGCCAGCCAGCGCTGGCGGTCGTTGGTGCCCGACCATGCAGTGCAGGAGGTGGGTTTCACCTCTCACAGGCGGTCCAAGCGGTGTTCGGCCCCATCACAGAAACACAGTCGGCCGATTGGATCGTCGATGCGGCCAAGCAGGCCCCCGAACACTGGCCATTGGTTGTGCTGGCTCATTCCGGTCCGACGGGCCTGGGTTCTTCTGCGGACAGCCCCTGTGGTCGTGATTGGAAGCAGCCACATATCGACTGGGGTGATCGGGATCTGGCCATCGCACTGGATCGTATGCAGCGAATCCGTCCGGCTGATCTCGTGGTGTTTGGCCACATGCACCATCAACTCAGGGGACAACGTGGTGAACGAATCACGTTTCACCGGGATCGCCGAGGTACATGCTTTGTGAATGCAGCATGCGTGCCAAGAGTTGGTGTAGACGAGTCAGGTCAGCCGCTGCATCACCTCACTTGGGTCGAATTCACAGGTACTGAACCATCGTTGGTCAGTCACCGTTGGTATCGCCCCAGTGGCGAACTGACGTATGAGCAGACTTTGCTTCGTTCTGCCACGACAGAACAGACGCCATGCTGATTTATGTCTGCGTGAGTACGCATGGCTATGGCCATGCTGCCCGTCAGGCGGCGGTTCTCATCCAGTTGCATCGACTCCAGCCGGATTGGCATCTGGTCATCAGTTCCTGCGTGGACGAGACCTTTCTCGACCTTGTGCTCCGAGATGTGCCAGTCAGCAGAAGAGTGGGTCGCTGGGATGTGGGCATGCTTCAGGCCGATGCGCTCGGAGTTGATCAGCAGGCAACCCTGCAAGGTCTTCAGCAACTCGAGATCGATCTCCCCAGGCTTCTACAGCGCGAGGTCGACTGGATTCTGGGGCAGGACAGCCAATGTGTTGTTCTCGCTGATATTCCGCCTGCAGCAGCCGAGCTGGCACGTCAGCTTGATGCTCCTCTGATCTGGATGGGCAACTTTGGCTGGGATGAGATTTATGCACCCTTTGGTGGTGCCTTTCTCGATTGGGCTAATAACGCCAAACGGGCTTATCGAAGCGGAACGCTTCTGCTGCGCTGCCCGTTCTCATTGCCCATGAACTGGTTGCTGCCAGAACAGACGCTGGATCTTGTTTCAGCAGATCCTGAACCGCTTCCACGTGATCTGGAGAGGCGTCTTCGCGCTGATGGTCGAAAGATCGTTCTGGTGGGTTTTGGTGGCCTCGGATATTCGCTGCAAAAGGACCTTTTCAGCCGCTGGCCTCAACATCTGTTTCTGATGCCTTCACCCAAGGATTGCGTGGAGCTTGAGCCAATCACGAATGTGCTGTTCCTGCCTCAGACCATCAGGTTTCTGGATGTGATGCCGTTCTGTGATCGTCTACTGGGCAAGCCCGGATTCAGCAGTTTTTGTGAGGCGATGACCTGCGGTCTCGCACTTCATGTGGTGGAACGTCATGGATTTGCTGAAGCCTCTGCGCTGATGGACGGTTTGCGAAGACATGCGGCCCATCGAATTCTCACGCGACAGTCACTTGAACTCGGTGACTGGAAGCTAGATCAGCCGCTCGAACCTGCTGCTGGAGCGCCCTTGCGCGTTGGCGGGGCCGTTCAGGCCGCTGAGGCGATCCGCTCGGTCGCATCCAACACTGTTAAGCAAGGCTGATTTTTTCAATTAGGTGAACTTATCTGTGCTTCAAAGCATTTCTGTCCCTGGACTTTTGAGCTTTTCATGACATGCGTGACTCGCATGACGGTTGCTTGCCTGTCACAGCCTCTCTGTGATCGAAGGCGTCTGTTCGACACAGTTTGCGCGTGTTTAAAGCACTGGATTCTTTGAATCCATCGAATCACTCAACGAATTCACTGCATTTGTGTGTTCAACGTTTGATTCTGTCCCCTGATTGATCTGTATGACCTCCCTTGCTCTCACCGCCTGCCGTTGTATCTCAGGCGCTGTTGCAAGTGTTGTTCCACTGCTCTCAATTCTTCCAGCTCCAGCGGCGCGTGCAGCTCTTCCTGCATTGGAAAGCTCCCGTTCCAGGCTGGTGATGCTTGAAGAGGATGCCAAGACATCGGCTCTCCCTTACATCATCACTCCCGAGCGTCGCGCGATTCTCAACACCATTCGTTTCGCTGAAGGCACCTGGAAGGGTGGTCATGACCTTGGCTATCGCGTCATGTTTGGCGGTGGTCTGATGCCCTCGATGGACCGCCATCCCAACCGGGTGATTTATTCCTCCCGCTACGCAAGTGCTGCTGCTGGTGCCTACCAGTTCATGCCATTTACATGGGATATGGTCAAACGTCGTCTCGGCGTCAGAGGGTTTGGTCCCGAAGTGCAGGATCAAGGCGCACTGTTTCTGATCCAACGTCGTAAAGCTTTGGGTCTCACCGATCACGGAGTAATGACGCCCCAGTTAGCTGCAAAATTGGCC
Above is a window of Synechococcus sp. BIOS-U3-1 DNA encoding:
- a CDS encoding TIGR04168 family protein, whose protein sequence is MAGDLHGDWGKGDVDLIERLQPDALLFVGDLSDGDLRLVKSITQLSLPVAVLLGNHDRGRDRSGDLLQQQITMLGDRHCPWKLRAWSQPALAVVGARPCSAGGGFHLSQAVQAVFGPITETQSADWIVDAAKQAPEHWPLVVLAHSGPTGLGSSADSPCGRDWKQPHIDWGDRDLAIALDRMQRIRPADLVVFGHMHHQLRGQRGERITFHRDRRGTCFVNAACVPRVGVDESGQPLHHLTWVEFTGTEPSLVSHRWYRPSGELTYEQTLLRSATTEQTPC
- a CDS encoding glycoside hydrolase family 24 protein, which codes for MTSLALTACRCISGAVASVVPLLSILPAPAARAALPALESSRSRLVMLEEDAKTSALPYIITPERRAILNTIRFAEGTWKGGHDLGYRVMFGGGLMPSMDRHPNRVIYSSRYASAAAGAYQFMPFTWDMVKRRLGVRGFGPEVQDQGALFLIQRRKALGLTDHGVMTPQLAAKLAPEWASFPTLRGKSFYGQPVKRFTNLQGFFNLNLAQLRKIRDERRSALSNESSDQSEGISAPVCTGPTILCGMP